The sequence GTGGCGGCAGCGGCGGGTACGGCTATCCGGCCCCGGCGACGGTGTTTCCCGCCTCTGTGGGCAGAGGACACTCATGTCTCCTGTGGTGAAGATGCTGGGGGGGTGGCATCGAAGAAGGCGGCTGATCATACTTCCGCCCCGTCGATCTTCACCAGCCTCTTACACCACGGAAACCCGAATTTCCCGCCCCGCTCACCGAACAAGCCCTCCACCAGCAGACATCCCGCGGGCGGAGGGCTTGATCGGTGGGGCTTACTTCTTCTTGCCCTGGTTCTTGACCGCCTCGATCGCCGCCGCGGCCGCCTCGGGGTCGAGGTACTTGCCGCCGGGGGTGACCGGCTTGAAGTTCTCGTCCAGCTCGTAGTACAGCGGGATGCCCGTCGGGATGTTCAGGCCCGCGATGTCGGCGTCGGAGATGCCGTCCAGGTGCTTGACCAGGGCGCGCAGCGAGTTGCCGTGGGCCGCGACCAGGACGGTGTGGCCGTCGAGGAGGTCGGGGACGATGCCGTCGTACCAGTAGGGGAGCATGCGGACGACGACGTCCTTGAGGCACTCCGTGTCCGGGCGCAGCTCCGGCGGGATGGAGGCGTAGCGGGGGTCGTTCGCCTGGGAGAACTCGGAGTCGTCCGCGAGCGGGGGCGGCGGGGTGTCGTACGAGCGGCGCCAGAGCATGAACTGCTCCTCGCCGAACTCGGCCAGCGTGGCCGCCTTGTCCTTGCCCTGGAGGGCGCCGTAGTGGCGTTCGTT comes from Streptomyces sp. FXJ1.172 and encodes:
- a CDS encoding phosphoglyceromutase, whose amino-acid sequence is MADAPYKLILLRHGESEWNAKNLFTGWVDVNLNEKGEKEAVRGGELLKDADLLPDVVHTSLQKRAIRTAQLALEAADRHWIPVHRSWRLNERHYGALQGKDKAATLAEFGEEQFMLWRRSYDTPPPPLADDSEFSQANDPRYASIPPELRPDTECLKDVVVRMLPYWYDGIVPDLLDGHTVLVAAHGNSLRALVKHLDGISDADIAGLNIPTGIPLYYELDENFKPVTPGGKYLDPEAAAAAIEAVKNQGKKK